The following proteins are co-located in the Sardina pilchardus chromosome 24, fSarPil1.1, whole genome shotgun sequence genome:
- the nutf2l gene encoding nuclear transport factor 2, like has product MGDNKPLWEQIGSQFVQVYYQHFDNDRAKVGDFYYEDCFMTFEGSTLRGKNNVMAKLSSLPFQAIQHIITAQDHQPTPDSCIKSMVMGQLKADQDQVMGFQQVFLLRNFDNKWLCTNEMFRLSLHNFA; this is encoded by the exons ATGGGAGACAATAAACCTTTGTGGGAACAGATAGGCTCTCAGTTCGTGCAGGTATACTACCAACATTTCGACAATGACCGCGCCAAAGTCGGAGACTTCTAC TACGAGGATTGCTTTATGACATTCGAAGGATCCACGTTACGGGGGAAAAACAATGTAATGGCCAAGTTAAGT AGTCTGCCATTCCAGGCCATTCAACACATCATCACAGCACAGGACCACCAACCTACGCCTGACAGCTGTATCAAGAGTATGGTGATGGGGCAGCTTAAG gcAGATCAGGACCAGGTCATGGGGTTCCAGCAAGTGTTCCTGCTGAGGAACTTTGACAACAAGTGGCTTTGCACTAACGAAATGTTTAGGTTATCCTTACATAATTTTGCATAA
- the LOC134072627 gene encoding choline transporter-like protein 4 produces the protein MDKKMEEGNLAPYEPDFNGPVRQRNCTDPICFLLFLAAVAGYMTLGVTAWLLGDPRNILYARNSTGAFCGAGANILKPHVFYVDLLKCDESTNSMAAALGGVQCPTTQVCVQECPSQYWMLPDSAYAPGALPKDYFQKEYCDPRLDLQTTSLTVQNILDEDLCPAFYTPAQSVSGRCLTNSDLLNTTANFTITNQPLFDDTVSAIKNGTSDIMSIINNRGVWVRIYEDFAMSMHWILLALAAAMVVSALFILLLRYLASVLVLTVILGVLGVGAYGIYHCHLEYAKHLTSEMSLSDLSFNSTFAFYLQVKETWLAFMIVIIVMEVIMVMVLVSLGKSISFAVDLLEESNKVVSYVPSTAAYPFITFILLVVSISYWGMTSLYLATSAAPLYRVVALNTTAGNCMSVTGLESCTPTTFDSSEFSGCPTVRCMFHKYDDTGMFQNNMVYLQVFNLLAFLWCVNFFLTLGHCTLAGTFAAYYWAFDKPGDIPAHPLSQALVRNLQYHVGSLAYASSVLPLFQPSRIFLEFLSRKSRGSSNPVSRCINNITYCCLNSFLQIMNSNAHVVISVYGYNFWISAKEAHRLLKRNILRVETLDSVADVLLFFGKLLVVGTVGVLAFLVTSGTITIPHDIFQASKLNYSWVPIIVVIVGAYLISQAFFSVYTMSVEALFICYMDDLERNDGTVLRPYYTTRNLMRILRKTDSMFL, from the exons ATGGACAAAAAAATGGAAGAAG GTAATTTGGCTCCCTATGAGCCGGATTTTAATGGACCAGTACGTCAAAG AAATTGTACAGATCCTATTTGTTTCCTGTTGTTCCTGGCGGCCGTTGCTGGCTACATGACCCTTGGCGTGACAG CATGGCTCCTTGGAGACCCTCGAAACATTCTGTATGCACGCAACTCCACAGGGGCGTTTTGTGGGGCTGGTGCCAATAT ACTGAAGCCCCATGTTTTCTACGTTGACCTTTTAAAATGTGACGAATCGACTAATTCTATGGCTGCTGCCTTGGGTGGTGTCCAGTGCCCCACAACTCAG GTGTGTGTCCAGGAGTGCCCTTCTCAGTATTGGATGCTGCCAGATTCTGCTTATGCCCCGGGTGCTCTGCCCAAAGACTATTTCCAGAAGGAATACTGTGACCCCCGTCTTGATTTGCAAACGACCTCTCTG ACTGTCCAGAATATCCTAGATGAAGATCTCTGCCCGGCTTTTTATACTCCTGCTCAATCAG TTTCTGGAAGATGTCTCACAAACTCAGATTTACTGAATACGACTGCTAACTTCACCATAACAAATCAACCGTTATTCGATGACACCGTTAGTGCCATAAAGAATGGCACCAG TGACATAATGTCCATCATCAACAACAGAGGCGTTTGGGTCAGGATCTATGAGGACTTTGCCATGTCAATGCACTGGATCTTACT AGCTCTTGCTGCAGCCATGGTTGTCAGTGCATTGTTCATTCTGTTGCTGAGATACTTGGCATCTGTACTAGTGCTGACTGTCATTCTCGGAGTGCTGGGTGTCGGAGCTTATG GAATATACCACTGTCATTTGGAGTATGCCAAACACCTCACCTCCGAAATGTCCCTCAGTGATCTGAGTTTCAACTCGACTTTTGCTTTTTATCTTCAAGTCAAAGAGACCTGGCTAGCTTTCA TGATCGTCATAATAGTGATGGAGGTCATAATGGTTATGGTGCTTGTAAGCCTTGGGAAAAGTATCTCCTTTGCGGTGGATCTTCTAGAGGAGTCCAACAA GGTGGTTAGCTATGTGCCCTCAACGGCAGCCTATCCattcatcaccttcattttgcTGGTGGTGTCTATATCCTACTGGGGAATGACATCCCT ATATCTGGCCACTTCTGCGGCTCCACTTTACAGGGTAGTGGCACTGAACACCACGGCTGGAAACTGCATGTCTGTTACAGGCCTGGAGAGTTGTACTCCAACT ACATTTGACTCTTCAGAGTTCTCTGGCTGTCCAACAGTGAGGTGTATGTTCCACAAGTATGATGACACCGGCATGTTCCAGAACAACATGGTCTACCTGCAGGTGTTTAATTTGCTGGCTTTCCTGTGGTGTGTGAACTTCTTCCTCACCCTGGGCCACTGCACACTGGCAGGCACGTTCGCTGCCTACTACTGGGCTTTTGACAAGCCAGGCGATATCCCAGCCCACCCGTTGTCCCAGGCTCTTGTCCGAAATTTACA GTACCATGTAGGATCCCTGGCTTATGCTTCGAGTGTTCTCCCATTGTTCCAGCCTTCTCGGATCTTTCTGGAATTCTTGTCTCGTAAAAGTAGAG GATCGTCTAACCCAGTCAGCAGATGTATCAACAATATCACATACTGTTGCCTAAATTCCTTTTTACAGATTATGAACTCAAATGCACATGTTGTG ATATCTGTATATGGGTACAACTTTTGGATTTCAGCCAAGGAAGCACACAGGCTTCTGAAAAGGAATATTTTACG TGTGGAGACTCTGGATAGTGTAGCAGATGTGCTGCTTTTCTTTGGCAAGCTGTTGGTAGTGGGAACAGTAG GTGTCCTGGCATTTTTGGTGACCTCTGGTACCATCACAATCCCACATGACATCTTCCAGGCAAGCAAACTGAACTATTCCTGGGTGCCAATCATT GTGGTCATTGTGGGAGCTTACCTCATATCCCAGGCCTTCTTCAGCGTGTACACTATGAGTGTGGAAGCACTCTTCATCTGCTATA TGGATGACTTGGAGCGTAATGATGGCACCGTGCTCCGGCCATATTACACAACACGGAATCTCATGAGGATCCTTCGCAAGACTGACTCCATGTTCTTGTGA
- the bloc1s4 gene encoding biogenesis of lysosome-related organelles complex 1 subunit 4 — protein sequence MAQAHRPDRIAVLSPLEESSAEVSRDSGIVSLSASSLSMVSEALSSGTVSQSPSFGAAVSQSPSFNSGEPVLECVDEEILRHTAQSYSAYIRANASDEILNLEKSLEEMLTRVDEFVGMLDMIRNDTSQIVNENLPQIHRKSEEMRQIYRKIDKLEAFVKMVGANVNAMEEQVTQAEGEVGTLPGAFKKIFRTMSVPGFLNKPSSPRRPQHHSQELPAVFRTDDYFPPHTDHSGGV from the exons ATGGCCCAGGCCCATCGTCCCGACAGGATTGCTGTCCTGTCTCCTTTGGAGGAGTCTAGTGCGGAGGTCAGTAGAGATAGCGGCATCGTTTCTCTGAGCGCCAGCAGCTTGTCCATGGTTAGCGAGGCCCTCAGCAGTGGGACTGTCTCTCAAAGCCCCAGCTTCGGCGCTGCGGTCTCTCAGAGTCCAAGCTTCAATTCCGGGGAGCCCGTGCTAGAGTGCGTGGACGAGGAGATCCTGAGACACACCGCTCAAAGTTACTCTGCGTACATCAGAGCGAACGCAAGCGATGAG ATCCTCAATTTAGAGAAGAGTTTGGAGGAAATGCTCACGAGAGTAGATGAATTTGTGGGAATGCTTGACATG ATCCGCAATGATACCTCACAAATTGTCAACGAGAATCTACCTCAAATCCACAGAAAATCAGAAGAGATGAGACAGATCTATAGGAAGATTGACAAGCTAGAA GCTTTTGTGAAGATGGTCGGTGCTAATGTGAACGCAATGGAGGAGCAGGTAACACAGGCGGAAGGTGAAGTTGGGACTTTACCAGGagcctttaagaaaatattCCGGACAATGAGTGTTCCAGGATTCTTGAAT AAACCATCCAGCCCCAGAAGACCCCAGCATCACAGCCAAGAGCTTCCTGCTGTGTTTCGCACTGATGACTACTTCCCTCCTCATACAGATCACTCAGGGGGAGTGTAG